Proteins co-encoded in one Acidobacteriota bacterium genomic window:
- a CDS encoding NAD(P)H-quinone oxidoreductase, whose amino-acid sequence MKAVFIKSFGPDLDVSVSEVAEPAHLQDEQVLVRVKSAGLNRADLIQARGHYPPPPGYSPNIPGLEFAGEIAAVGEAVEDWKIGERVFGITAGEAQAEFLLTDGSLIARIPDNLSFNEAAAIPEAFITAHDALVTQCGMAAGDEVLIHAVGSGVGLAGMQIAKANGCFVIGTSRTPDKIEQCKNLGLDVGLTVGDPPFFSEEVLSASAGKGADIILDLVGAAYFQENIQSLALRGRLILVGLTSGAQAEFDLSKVLQKRAQIIGTVLRARSKKEKAAATSSFVRDIIPHLISGAIRPNLDHVFAAGEVVNAYKYLGSNKTFGKVVLEF is encoded by the coding sequence GTGAAAGCAGTTTTTATAAAAAGCTTCGGGCCCGATCTGGATGTTTCGGTGAGCGAAGTTGCAGAACCAGCTCATCTGCAGGACGAACAGGTCTTAGTTCGGGTTAAATCGGCGGGTTTAAATCGCGCTGATCTGATCCAGGCTCGCGGCCACTATCCGCCGCCGCCGGGTTACTCGCCGAACATCCCGGGACTGGAATTCGCCGGAGAGATCGCGGCAGTTGGCGAAGCGGTCGAGGATTGGAAGATCGGCGAACGCGTCTTCGGTATCACCGCCGGTGAGGCTCAGGCTGAATTTCTCTTGACCGATGGATCTCTGATCGCAAGGATCCCTGATAATCTAAGTTTCAACGAAGCAGCGGCAATACCCGAAGCGTTCATTACCGCGCACGACGCACTTGTAACCCAATGTGGAATGGCAGCTGGTGACGAGGTTTTGATCCACGCTGTCGGCTCCGGAGTCGGCCTTGCCGGGATGCAAATCGCGAAGGCGAATGGCTGTTTCGTAATTGGAACATCGCGAACACCGGATAAGATCGAACAGTGCAAGAACCTTGGGTTGGACGTCGGGCTAACAGTCGGCGATCCGCCTTTTTTTTCAGAAGAGGTCTTGTCTGCCAGCGCAGGTAAAGGCGCCGATATCATCCTCGATCTTGTCGGAGCCGCCTATTTTCAGGAGAATATTCAGAGTCTTGCTCTGCGAGGGCGTTTGATCCTGGTTGGTCTTACTTCCGGAGCCCAGGCGGAATTTGATCTCTCGAAGGTTCTGCAGAAACGGGCGCAGATAATCGGAACAGTCCTCCGGGCACGATCGAAGAAAGAGAAAGCGGCCGCAACAAGCAGTTTCGTCCGCGACATTATCCCGCACCTGATTTCAGGCGCTATCCGACCCAATCTCGACCACGTTTTCGCCGCTGGCGAAGTGGTCAATGCCTACAAATATCTGGGGTCAAATAAGACTTTTGGAAAGGTAGTGCTGGAGTTTTAG
- a CDS encoding SDR family oxidoreductase — translation MLYRESIFITGFPGFIAGRLLELLIKPETQFFVLVQPHFVHKAISELEAIAEIHQIPLESFVIVEGDITLPNLGITNDDLQTIQYETTDVFHLAAAYDLGVSKDVAFKVNLEGTRHVNDLVCSVKNLRRYNYVSTCYVAGNRNGVILETDLEHKAGFRNFYEETKYLAEIEVDKLKSHLPVTIFRPSVVVGDSMTGETVKYDGIYYLINYLRKMPSILRLVNIGNPSVRLNLVPVDFVVESIAALSRDLKTIGKTVAIADPAPLTTTEIFDVIAKDLSGRRSEFQLPMRIAEWFLHTGISPAVTGLPHNAVPYFFLSQTYDTGLSSELLSSHGITCPGFASYVGNLIDFVEENPKL, via the coding sequence ATGCTTTATCGCGAGTCGATCTTTATTACAGGTTTCCCCGGCTTCATAGCCGGACGACTACTCGAACTCTTAATTAAGCCCGAGACCCAATTTTTTGTTCTGGTTCAGCCGCATTTTGTTCATAAGGCAATTTCGGAACTCGAAGCCATCGCAGAGATCCACCAGATACCACTTGAGAGCTTTGTCATTGTCGAAGGCGATATCACGCTGCCTAATCTTGGCATCACGAACGACGATCTCCAGACGATCCAGTACGAAACGACCGACGTTTTCCACCTGGCTGCGGCGTATGACCTGGGCGTTTCGAAAGATGTTGCGTTCAAGGTCAACCTCGAGGGCACAAGGCACGTAAACGATCTCGTCTGCTCCGTCAAGAATCTTCGCCGTTACAACTACGTTTCGACGTGTTATGTAGCCGGAAACCGCAACGGCGTCATCCTCGAGACTGATCTTGAACACAAGGCCGGCTTTCGTAATTTTTACGAGGAAACCAAATATCTGGCTGAGATCGAGGTCGATAAGTTGAAAAGTCATCTGCCCGTAACGATCTTTCGGCCGTCGGTGGTCGTCGGTGATTCAATGACCGGAGAAACAGTAAAATATGACGGCATTTACTATCTGATAAATTACTTGCGAAAAATGCCTTCGATCCTTCGACTGGTCAATATCGGCAATCCATCGGTACGGCTCAACCTTGTGCCGGTCGATTTCGTGGTCGAGAGCATTGCCGCTCTATCGCGTGACCTAAAAACGATCGGAAAAACGGTCGCGATAGCCGATCCGGCACCGCTGACGACTACCGAGATATTTGATGTAATCGCCAAGGATCTCAGCGGCAGGCGTTCGGAGTTTCAGTTGCCGATGCGTATCGCCGAATGGTTTCTTCACACCGGCATTTCCCCGGCCGTCACCGGGTTACCACACAACGCCGTCCCGTACTTTTTTCTTTCGCAGACCTACGATACGGGCCTCTCGAGCGAACTTCTAAGTTCACACGGCATTACATGTCCGGGCTTTGCAAGCTATGTCGGCAACCTCATAGATTTCGTAGAAGAAAACCCGAAATTATAG